One Besnoitia besnoiti strain Bb-Ger1 chromosome VIII, whole genome shotgun sequence DNA segment encodes these proteins:
- a CDS encoding hypothetical protein (encoded by transcript BESB_084220) — MNISSVELNPYDRTALLAVCGLVIQESASKDIPDEFTKEDLIGWAADPGSSGLLPGYPVVLESCGDLTEAKLYEKKQGHNGHIGSIRQAYAEFVENFHEEQAVLQKAMEDSHLYKALNLVFFQWNAEFLLPTVFEVLQPFIPGNGAKVDVNDIDVVFITMQENCGMGAADHKHFIQQVVKGLNVLSEEKTWDTNSSTYREMGNLFGTKACAHGPLANHQSIYVVSRRSILRLEATTTCEWGMNMREKGFVAISIEAADMGRILALGIHLPTLKEEQSAALITLLKKVVAACVPSKHQDQGLDYFDGGVYLVGDFNSRLSNPSVDIIFKNLKRRTDYDDVFSLPPPPAGESVLAHQLLYIMKYEREDKDTRFAPLLWAADSLGGSNEVEGTSGDLRTPLLAKGFSLINVCYGGAFSYSWLKKCSPSATETTRKVKEAPGNAGYLDRIAIRMPSASLKRSDTPTQAPSFLEGAVFLVFAGQLVDFRSDHFPQVFVVRLMKKVHRPW, encoded by the exons ATGAATATATCAAGTGTCGAACTCAACCCATACGACAGAACAGCTCTCCTTGCAGTGTGTGGGCTTGTAATACAGGAAAGCGCCTCCAAAGACATTCCAGACGAGTTTACCAAAGAGGACCTCATTGGCTGGGCCGCAGATCCGGGGAGTAGCGGGCTCCTGCCGGGTTATCCCGTCGTGTTAGAGTCCTGCGGAGACCTTACTGAAGCAAAACTCTATGAGAAAAAGCAGGGTCACAACGGTCACATTGGCAGCATCCGCCAAGCTTACGCGGAGTTTGTAGAGAATTTTCACGAGGAACAAGCTGTCCTGCAGAAAGCAATGGAAGACTCACATTTGTACAAGGCGCTGAATCTCGTTTTCTTTCAGTG GAATGCAGAGTTCTTACTGCCTACTGTTTTTGAGGTCCTACAACCGTTCATTCCAGGAAACGGCGCGAAGGTTGACGTCAACGACATTGACGTCGTATTCATTACTATGCAAGAAAACTGTGGTATGGGGGCCGCTGACCACAAGCATTTCATACAACAGGTTGTCAAGGGTCTGAACGTGCtcagcgaagagaaaacgtGGGACACAAACTCGTCAACTTACCGGGAAATGGGCAACTTGTTTGGGACGAAGGCATGTGCACATGGGCCTCTGGCAAACCACCAGTCCATTTATGTGGTTTCTCGTCGAAGCATATTGCGGCTGGAGGCGACCACTACGTGTGAATGGGGGATGAACATGCGCGAAAAAGGATTTGTTGCGATTTCGATCGAGGCAGCCGACATGGGGAGGATTCTCGCGCTTGGCATCCACCTGCCCACTCTCAAGGAGGAGCAAAGTGCGGCATTGATCACTCTGCTAAAGAAGGtcgtcgctgcatgcgttccCTCCAAACATCAGGATCAGG GCCTCGATTACTTTGACGGAGGCGTATACCTTGTCGGAGACTTCAATTCACGCCTTTCGAACCCGTCGGTAGACATCATTTTCAAGAACCTGAAAAGGAGAACCGACTACGACGATgtcttctcgcttccgcctccccccgcaGGGGAAA GCGTCCTAGCGCACCAGCTTCTTTATATCATGAAATACGAGCGGGAGGATAAAGACACGCGGTTCGCTCCCCTTCTGTGGGCTGCCGATTCTCTTGGCGGATCAAACGAAGTCGAAGGAACCAGTGGAGATCTCCGCACACCCCTGTTAGCAAAGGGTTTTTCTCTCATAAACGTCTGCTACGGAGGGGCCTTCTCCTACAGTTGGTTGAAGAAGTGCTCTCCAAGCGCTACGGAAACAACG CGGAAGGTGAAGGAAGCGCCAGGCAATGCGGGGTATCTAGACCGCATTGCTATTAGAatgccttctgcgtcgttgAAGCGCTCCGACACGCCTACGCAAGCGCCATCTTTCCTTGAAGGTGCAGTATTCCTGGTCTTTGCCGGCCAACTTGTCGACTTTCGAAGCGACCACTTTCCGCAGGTTTTTGTCGTACGGCTGATGAAGAAAGTACATCGGCCCTGGTAG
- a CDS encoding hypothetical protein (encoded by transcript BESB_084210) produces the protein MPANANYFGWQQFMPSTPGLETRLRQTSTGPPTGSLWQQFVFGVLEPSQRQEEPTTGQTSMFNWQRFVPAGIIGRSREDQPALSAALTERSGGKTASEDSRQRENLSRGRRLQSVVPLVFPSLMLGVPGDLTSAQQMRQWTGSQAFPNPFDIYRPPLRFQPFQVPLQAPLMPLPEGTNQQLQEMKQRLQQMQQKVDAELRQQLEPQLQREYTWRTAGGGIAHGRFGAASASAFQTSQSTGKTEQTIQQQPQWEEPLNMREQQYPQGQPQNQTPSPPPRPTSQGGPPVDLLSSLMNDLERKEIPSNEGGHSDSQSEVPELLRLDLLHNDLPVTQTADRRTGSRRLRGPAGSKDDDQHGNKRLQSEAQSETNSDHDDRNLQGRFSWRQFVPHWTEFIPPIALGRHDATLATGAPAQPSNDASLRQDKSYEQLIARQQQLEQEVMELRAKQVRTDAQRAPPSWQMQADVGVQAELSQPSATEGGAREESEGKLQELYQKQVDELKMRQREQWGELRAKWKEEMDDLKQRHREQSQQLRETQRERAREQAERLRERQEKEWKELKQAQAAALEIIRRHQADMATRLQHEHTSQLQQLLAQQREQLERADRLQRLQNALKEQQLSVDHQLQGLVQTPIDNVESLIHPAAERSDSGKQIHHGAHDTWEPPLTQGETRANDRQEIPPQAQPHMETQAEPEAASEDTQAVNALEAGGLELTDDEQDEHTKEGDSGSQTEEGSEEVDSGAAPLRREPESAESQGQTQGMADARHQAEANQQLDSTTGDIGEETLSAVTQEDTDDKKDEESESPAGTESAGDDTPSYSAHDAFPKLIRLEKKKSTDERIAD, from the coding sequence ATGCCAGCCAATGCCAATTATTTTGGATGGCAGCAGTTCATGCCGTCGACGCCAGGCCTCGAGACTCGACTACGCCAGACGTCTACAGGACCGCCAACTGGTTCACTGTGGCAGCAGTTCGTGTTTGGTGTATTGGAGCCGTCACAGAGGCAAGAGGAACCAACGACAGGCCAAACTAGCATGTTCAACTGGCAGCGATTTGTCCCTGCTGGAATAATCGGGAGGTCCCGTGAGGACCAACCAGCGTTATCGGCGGCTCTGACGGAGCGTTCGGGTGGGAAAACTGCTAGTGAGGATagcaggcagagagaaaatTTGTCCCGTGGGAGGAGACTGCAAAGCGTTGTCCCTCTCGTTTTTCCGAGTCTAATGCTAGGAGTCCCAGGAGATTTAACAagcgcgcagcagatgcgACAGTGGACAGGGAGCCAGGCGTTTCCTAATCCGTTTGATATATATCGACCGCCACTACGCTTTCAACCTTTTCAAGTACCcctccaggcgccgctgaTGCCACTTCCTGAAGGGACCAACCAGCAGCTCCAGGAGATGAAGCAGCGCCTTCAGCAGATGCAGCAAAAAGTGGACGCAGAGTTGCGACAACAGCTTGAACCGCAGCTTCAGCGAGAGTATACATGGCGCACCGCAGGGGGCGGCATCGCCCATGGTCGCTTTGGCGCCGCATCGGCCTCCGCTTTCCAGACCTCGCAGTCGACTGGAAAAACCGAACAAACCATTCAGCAACAGCCGCAGTGGGAAGAGCCTCTCAACATGAGAGAACAGCAGTACCCGCAAGGACAACCACAAAACCAGACTCCATCACCACCACCGCGACCAACTTCTCAAGGGGGGCCGCCAGTTGACCTGCTCTCTTCGTTGATGAATGACCTCGAAAGAAAGGAGATACCAAGCAACGAGGGAGGACATTCGGATTCGCAGAGCGAGGTGCCCGAACTGCTGCGGCTCGATCTTCTCCATAACGACCTACCCGTAACACAGACGGCAGACAGACGCACAGGTAGTAGAAGGCTGCGGGGGCCTGCTGGGAGTAAGGACGATGACCAACACGGAAATAAGCGTCTTCAAAGTGAAGCCCAGAGTGAGACGAACAGTGATCATGATGACCGAAATCTGCAGGGACGATTCTCATGGCGACAATTCGTCCCCCATTGGACAGAATTTATTCCCCCAATAGCTCTGGGTCGACACGACGCCACATTAGCGACGGGCGCGCCAGCCCAGCCTTCTAATGATGCCAGCTTGAGACAAGATAAATCATACGAACAACTAATCGCACGACAACAGCAGCTGGAACAAGAAGTGATGGAACTTCGAGCCAAGCAGGTGAGAACTGACGCTCAGCGAGCGCCACCTAGTTGGCAGATGCAGGCTGATGTTGGGGTACAAGCTGAATTGTCTCAGCCTTCAGCAActgaaggcggcgcccgggAGGAAAGTGAGGGAAAGCTGCAGGAGCTTTACCAAAAGCAAGTAGATGAACTCAAAATGAGGCAAAGGGAACAGTGGGGTGAGCTCCGCGCGAAGTGGAAAGAAGAGATGGACGATCTGAAGCAGCGGCACCGCGAGCAGAGTCAGCAGCTACGAGAAACTCAACGTGAGCGCGCCCGGGAGCAAGCGGAGCGCCTCAGAGAGAGGCAAGAAAAAGAGTGGAAGGAGCtgaagcaggcgcaggccgccgccttgGAGATTATTCGCAGACATCAAGCTGATATGGCAACGCGGCTTCAGCACGAGCACACATCTCAGCTGCAGCAACTCCTTGCTCAGCAGCGGGAACAGCTGGAAAGAGCAGACAGACTCCAGAGATTACAGAATGCGTTGAAAGAACAGCAGCTGAGCGTGGACCATCAACTGCAAGGGCTGGTACAGACACCAATTGACAACGTAGAGTCGCTAATCCATCCCGCAGCCGAACGCAGTGATAGCGGGAAGCAGATCCACCACGGGGCACACGACACATGGGAGCCACCGCTCACGCaaggagagacacgcgccaACGATCGACAGGAAATCCCCCCACAGGCTCAACCCCACATGGAAACGCAAGCGGAACCCGAAGCAGCAAGTGAAGACACCCAAGCGGTGAACGCATTAGAGGCGGGGGGACTAGAGCTCACAGACGATGAGCAAGACGAACATACAAAGGAGGGGGATTCTGGATCACAGACGGAAGAAGGATCGGAAGAGGTCGACAGCGGGGCGGCCCCGCTACGGAGGGAGCCGGAATCCGCGGAATCGCAAGGCCAAACGCAGGGGATGGCTGACGCCCGCCACCAAGCAGAAGCAAACCAACAGTTGGATTCAACCACGGGCGACATAGGGGAAGAGACCCTTTCTGCCGTGACACAAGAAGACACGGACGACAAGAAGGATGAAGAATCCGAGAGCCCGGCTGGCACAGAGAGTGCGGGCGACGATACTCCTTCGTATTCCGCACACGACGCGTTTCCGAAACTAATTAGGCTCGAGAAGAAAAAATCTACCGACGAACGCATTGCTGATTAG